In one window of Microbacterium natoriense DNA:
- a CDS encoding MFS transporter — translation MTIDTGEVRTATASAPGIMSGTYLWITIGACALVFLGAFESLAVTTVMPVVSADLGGERLYALAFAGPLATGVIGMVAAGNWADRRGPVEPLYTAVAVFVAGLLVAGLAPSMEILVAGRFAQGLGSGALTVALYVVVARVYPRDLHPAIFAGFAAAWVVPSLIGPTVAGMVTELWSWHWVFLGVVALVLVALLMVVPALKNLARDGGDRSIPWSLGLLGWSVLAAVAVLALDLLGDVPGAGPVLAVAAVIVALIAVRPLLPKGSLAARRGLPSVILVRGLAAAAFFGTQVYIPYLLTDRYDFTPTLAGLSLTGGALAWSAAATVQGRMGTRLSSVVAVRIGTGLVVAGILLALVSAVLHMHALAIVAAWIVAGTGMGLMSPRTSALTLEMSTPENQGFNSSAMTVADSFSSALSLAVTGVLFATAASAAAVADPFVVVFAFAGAVAVAAAVLSPRLAPRAHGDAAREVAAP, via the coding sequence ATGACCATCGACACGGGAGAGGTGCGGACCGCCACGGCCTCCGCGCCGGGCATCATGAGCGGCACCTATCTCTGGATAACCATCGGCGCCTGCGCCCTCGTCTTCCTGGGGGCGTTCGAGTCCCTGGCCGTCACGACGGTGATGCCGGTCGTGAGTGCGGACCTCGGCGGGGAGCGTCTCTACGCGCTCGCCTTCGCCGGTCCGCTGGCCACCGGAGTGATCGGCATGGTCGCGGCGGGGAACTGGGCGGACCGCCGGGGGCCCGTCGAACCGCTGTATACCGCTGTCGCCGTCTTCGTGGCGGGTCTGCTCGTTGCCGGTCTCGCCCCCAGCATGGAGATCTTGGTCGCCGGCCGTTTCGCGCAGGGGCTGGGCAGCGGTGCGCTGACGGTCGCGCTGTACGTGGTGGTCGCGCGCGTGTATCCGCGCGATCTGCACCCGGCGATCTTCGCGGGCTTCGCGGCCGCGTGGGTGGTGCCGTCGCTGATCGGCCCCACCGTCGCCGGCATGGTGACAGAGCTGTGGAGCTGGCACTGGGTCTTCCTCGGCGTCGTCGCGCTCGTGCTCGTGGCGCTGCTCATGGTCGTCCCGGCTCTCAAGAATCTCGCTCGCGACGGCGGCGACCGCTCGATCCCGTGGTCGCTCGGACTCCTCGGCTGGTCCGTCCTGGCCGCGGTCGCCGTTCTCGCGCTCGATCTTCTGGGCGACGTGCCCGGCGCGGGGCCCGTGCTGGCTGTCGCGGCCGTGATCGTGGCTCTGATCGCCGTCCGGCCGCTGCTGCCCAAGGGCAGCCTCGCGGCCCGTCGAGGTCTGCCCTCGGTGATCCTCGTCCGAGGGCTCGCTGCGGCGGCGTTCTTCGGAACGCAGGTGTACATCCCGTATCTGCTCACCGATCGCTACGACTTCACCCCGACGCTCGCCGGGCTGTCGTTGACCGGCGGCGCCTTGGCCTGGTCGGCCGCAGCCACCGTGCAGGGGCGCATGGGCACGCGGCTGTCGAGCGTCGTCGCCGTGCGGATCGGCACCGGTCTCGTGGTCGCGGGCATCCTGCTCGCGCTCGTGTCCGCGGTGCTGCACATGCATGCCCTGGCGATCGTCGCCGCCTGGATCGTCGCCGGCACCGGCATGGGGCTGATGAGCCCGCGCACCAGCGCCCTCACCCTCGAGATGTCGACACCCGAGAACCAGGGCTTCAACAGCTCGGCGATGACCGTCGCCGATTCCTTCAGCAGCGCCCTGTCGCTGGCCGTGACCGGCGTGCTGTTCGCCACGGCCGCCAGTGCCGCCGCCGTCGCGGACCCGTTCGTCGTCGTGTTCGCCTTCGCCGGCGCGGTCGCCGTCGCAGCGGCCGTGCTGTCACCCCGGCTGGCGCCGCGAGCGCACGGCGACGCCGCCCGAGAGGTGGCAGCGCCGTGA
- a CDS encoding zinc-binding dehydrogenase — protein MRAIVQRDFGGPEVLKIEEAPLPEPGAGEVRVRVEAAGIHAVDTDIRRGDGPPSMPRPVLPMTPGREVAGVIEAVGPDVDTSLMAARVVAHVGFRSGGYAEFALAPVASLHLIPDEVSSSQAVAAIGTGRTAQLMWENAPARAEDVVIVPGASGGLGSQLVQLSSAVGATVVALYGGEAKRATVEQLGPADPRFIALDSTDEAWPERMTSLLGERQPSLLYDGVGGAVGRAALETLGRGARIVIIGWASGAPVRIDTDDLVGRSLTVMVPLGRPPADLRALESRALAAVAARQVDPPVDEYPLERAAEAHAAIEQRRQRGKVVLVTPR, from the coding sequence GTGAGGGCGATCGTGCAGCGCGACTTCGGTGGGCCGGAGGTGCTGAAGATCGAAGAGGCTCCGCTCCCCGAGCCCGGCGCGGGAGAAGTCCGGGTGCGGGTCGAGGCGGCCGGAATCCACGCCGTGGACACCGACATCCGTCGAGGAGACGGTCCGCCGTCGATGCCGCGGCCGGTGCTCCCGATGACGCCGGGGCGTGAAGTCGCCGGCGTCATCGAAGCGGTGGGTCCAGACGTTGATACGAGCCTGATGGCGGCACGAGTGGTCGCGCACGTCGGCTTCCGCAGCGGCGGTTACGCGGAGTTCGCCCTCGCGCCGGTCGCATCGCTCCATCTGATTCCCGACGAGGTCTCGTCCTCTCAGGCGGTCGCGGCAATCGGCACGGGCCGAACGGCGCAGCTCATGTGGGAGAACGCGCCCGCGCGTGCGGAGGATGTAGTGATCGTTCCTGGAGCGTCGGGGGGCCTGGGGAGCCAGCTCGTGCAACTGTCGTCGGCGGTCGGGGCGACGGTGGTGGCGCTGTACGGCGGAGAGGCGAAGCGCGCGACGGTGGAACAGCTCGGACCGGCCGACCCGAGGTTCATCGCCCTGGACTCGACCGATGAGGCGTGGCCGGAGCGGATGACGTCGCTGCTCGGAGAGCGACAGCCTTCACTTCTGTACGACGGCGTGGGTGGCGCGGTCGGTCGCGCCGCGCTCGAGACCCTCGGTCGCGGAGCCCGCATCGTGATCATCGGGTGGGCGAGCGGCGCACCCGTGCGTATCGACACCGACGACCTCGTCGGCAGATCGCTCACGGTCATGGTCCCGCTCGGGCGTCCGCCGGCAGACCTGAGGGCTCTCGAATCGAGGGCGCTTGCGGCCGTGGCGGCGCGGCAGGTCGATCCGCCGGTGGACGAGTATCCGCTGGAACGCGCGGCAGAGGCCCATGCCGCGATCGAGCAGCGTCGTCAACGTGGGAAGGTCGTGCTCGTCACGCCGCGCTGA